Proteins from a genomic interval of Desulfovibrio litoralis DSM 11393:
- a CDS encoding ammonia-forming cytochrome c nitrite reductase subunit c552, whose translation MSKLFSFRQMKYIVTVGLIVGLVSLVACSDTPDPVAPKYNTNLTAEEGLNASAFEKLFPNQYKTYRDNDQTGVKHMTDFGGPVAWRKNDNVNVNVMRADGITPEGFKHAQPYLKNLWLGYPFSYEYNKARGHTYAVHDILEIDRINNYSEKAGLPATCWNCKTPNIPKWVKENGDDKFWSMNFHDFRTKDKISMKDNSISCATCHDPKTMELVITSIPLNEALLKKGIDWKKASRNEMRSLVCAQCHVEYYFNEAKSKNGGIDKKPVFPWANGFDPQDMYEYYSDPNLGATKNPGFEGLFADWIHPVSKTPMLKAQHPEYETFMNGPHGAAGVACADCHMPYRRDASDNRKFSSHQWTSPLLDPKMAACRQCHSDKTPEFLKERVVNTQQKVYDQLMVAQDLSVKAHEAVRQALEFEGAKNEKYGDLIIAAQEQVRKGQFFWDLISAENSVGFHNPTKALNTLAESQQYSQNAINLAMQATNYEIGKTLEGDIKELVPPILKFSRELQMDPEFMQTHKWLKYLPVTPKAERVWNLQEKVSAVKQ comes from the coding sequence ATGTCTAAACTATTTTCATTCAGACAAATGAAATATATTGTTACTGTTGGCTTAATAGTCGGGTTGGTGAGTCTTGTGGCTTGTTCCGATACGCCTGATCCTGTTGCACCAAAGTATAATACCAACTTAACGGCTGAAGAAGGCTTGAACGCCTCAGCTTTTGAAAAGCTTTTTCCAAATCAATATAAAACCTATCGAGATAACGACCAAACCGGCGTTAAGCATATGACTGATTTTGGCGGTCCTGTTGCTTGGAGAAAAAACGATAATGTTAATGTGAATGTGATGAGAGCTGACGGAATTACTCCCGAAGGTTTTAAACACGCTCAACCATATTTAAAGAACCTTTGGCTTGGTTATCCGTTTTCTTATGAATACAACAAAGCCCGTGGACATACCTATGCGGTGCATGATATTTTAGAAATTGACCGTATAAACAATTATAGTGAAAAAGCCGGTTTGCCTGCTACTTGTTGGAACTGTAAAACTCCGAATATTCCAAAATGGGTTAAAGAAAACGGAGACGATAAGTTTTGGTCAATGAACTTTCATGATTTTCGTACTAAAGATAAAATCAGCATGAAAGATAACTCAATCAGTTGTGCTACTTGCCATGATCCTAAAACCATGGAACTTGTTATTACTTCTATTCCTCTTAATGAAGCTCTTTTAAAGAAAGGAATTGATTGGAAAAAGGCCTCTCGTAATGAAATGCGTTCTTTAGTTTGTGCCCAGTGCCACGTTGAATATTACTTTAACGAAGCCAAATCTAAAAACGGCGGAATTGATAAAAAGCCTGTGTTCCCTTGGGCAAATGGTTTTGACCCTCAAGATATGTATGAATATTACTCAGATCCAAATCTTGGAGCCACCAAAAACCCCGGATTTGAAGGTCTCTTTGCTGACTGGATTCACCCGGTTTCAAAAACCCCTATGTTAAAGGCTCAACACCCTGAGTATGAAACCTTTATGAATGGTCCTCATGGAGCGGCCGGTGTGGCTTGTGCCGATTGCCATATGCCATATCGTCGTGATGCAAGTGATAACAGAAAATTCTCAAGCCACCAGTGGACTTCGCCTTTGCTTGACCCTAAAATGGCGGCTTGTCGTCAGTGCCACTCAGACAAAACCCCTGAGTTTCTTAAAGAACGTGTAGTGAATACTCAGCAAAAAGTCTATGACCAATTAATGGTTGCTCAAGATTTATCAGTAAAAGCTCATGAAGCCGTACGTCAAGCCCTTGAGTTTGAAGGCGCTAAAAATGAGAAATATGGTGATCTTATAATTGCGGCTCAAGAACAAGTGCGTAAAGGACAATTCTTCTGGGATTTAATTTCTGCTGAAAACAGCGTTGGTTTCCATAACCCAACCAAAGCGTTAAATACTTTGGCAGAGTCTCAACAATATAGCCAAAACGCCATAAACTTGGCAATGCAAGCGACTAACTATGAAATAGGGAAAACGCTTGAAGGTGATATTAAAGAACTTGTTCCGCCAATCTTGAAGTTTTCTCGTGAGTTGCAAATGGATCCTGAGTTTATGCAAACTCATAAGTGGTTAAAATACTTACCTGTAACTCCAAAAGCCGAAAGAGTTTGGAACTTGCAAGAAAAAGTTAGTGCGGTAAAACA
- a CDS encoding cytochrome c3 family protein, producing MPNDAVPKKNKRRLGLVFLSMCVGMLVLVVAHVSLKATDSAPFCGSCHVMSDAVVTHRMSLHAKLDCNDCHLPVNFTERMINKTIFGFHDFTAFHFSAVESPIFSSQKTKDIVQANCVRCHTESTRNVNMNSKPYCVDCHRQVPHMRTLPISKRKVGDV from the coding sequence ATGCCCAATGATGCCGTGCCTAAAAAAAATAAAAGGCGTCTTGGTTTGGTGTTTTTATCGATGTGTGTCGGCATGTTAGTCTTAGTTGTCGCACATGTGTCTTTAAAAGCCACAGACTCAGCACCTTTTTGCGGTAGTTGTCATGTGATGTCTGATGCGGTAGTTACTCACAGAATGTCGCTACACGCCAAATTAGACTGCAATGACTGTCATTTGCCGGTTAATTTTACAGAGCGAATGATTAATAAAACTATCTTTGGGTTTCATGATTTTACTGCTTTTCATTTTAGTGCTGTAGAGAGTCCTATTTTCTCAAGCCAGAAAACAAAAGATATTGTTCAGGCTAATTGTGTTCGCTGTCATACAGAGAGTACAAGGAATGTTAATATGAACTCTAAACCATATTGTGTTGATTGTCATAGACAAGTACCACATATGAGAACTCTACCAATATCAAAAAGGAAGGTCGGTGATGTCTAA
- the hcp gene encoding hydroxylamine reductase has protein sequence MFCNQCEQTARGIACNKAGVCGKTDEVATTQDLIVYALRGLALVALEARKKQIVDKETDRLTVKALFSTLTNVNFDNDALVALLKEVISARKELMKKISMPASSPLLNFELAGSEQALQEQAKLASIETLVNDQDCNSLAQTLLFGLKGVAAYADHAAILEKEDPELYADIYRGLSFGFDGKTPSLTEWIDAVLNCGKANLRAMELLDAANTETYGQPVPTEVSLAPIEGKAILVSGHDLKDLYDLLNQTAGKGINIYTHGEMLPTHAYPKLKQFPHLVGHFGTAWQNQAKEFPNFPGAILFTTNCIQRPAEEYAKNVFTTGLVGYPGVTHVKNGDFSKVIEHALSLKGFTKEDIAKYPQKKILVGFGHNTVLGVADKVIDGVKSGAIKHFFLVGGCDGAKPGRNYYTEFVEKTPKDTIILTLACGKFRFFDKQLGDIGGIPRLLDVGQCNDAFGAVKIALALADAFKCGVNELPLTLVLSWYEQKAVAILLTLLSLGIKGIYLGPSLPAFLSPAVLDTLVKTFDIKPISTPGEDLNTILNKK, from the coding sequence ATGTTTTGCAATCAATGTGAACAAACCGCCAGAGGGATAGCCTGTAATAAGGCGGGAGTCTGTGGAAAAACAGACGAAGTAGCAACAACTCAAGATTTAATCGTTTACGCCTTAAGAGGCTTGGCTCTCGTCGCTTTAGAAGCAAGAAAAAAACAAATTGTCGATAAAGAAACCGATAGGCTCACTGTTAAAGCTCTATTTTCAACTTTGACAAACGTTAATTTTGATAATGATGCTTTAGTTGCTCTTTTAAAAGAAGTCATAAGCGCCAGAAAAGAGCTTATGAAAAAAATCTCAATGCCTGCTTCTTCTCCGCTACTCAACTTTGAATTAGCAGGTTCCGAACAAGCCTTGCAAGAACAAGCAAAACTCGCAAGCATAGAAACCCTTGTGAATGATCAAGATTGTAACTCCTTGGCACAAACTCTATTGTTTGGACTAAAAGGCGTGGCGGCTTATGCGGATCATGCAGCTATTTTAGAAAAGGAAGACCCAGAACTTTACGCTGATATTTATCGTGGCTTAAGTTTTGGTTTTGATGGGAAAACACCTAGTTTAACGGAATGGATTGATGCGGTTTTAAACTGTGGAAAAGCCAACTTAAGAGCAATGGAACTGCTTGATGCGGCTAATACCGAAACTTATGGTCAACCTGTTCCAACCGAAGTATCACTCGCCCCGATTGAAGGTAAGGCGATTTTAGTCAGCGGACACGACTTAAAAGATTTATACGACCTTTTAAACCAAACAGCAGGTAAAGGGATTAACATCTATACCCACGGTGAAATGCTCCCTACCCATGCTTACCCTAAGCTAAAACAATTCCCACATTTAGTAGGACATTTTGGAACAGCTTGGCAAAATCAAGCTAAGGAATTTCCTAATTTTCCAGGGGCTATTTTGTTTACGACAAACTGTATTCAACGCCCAGCCGAAGAATACGCAAAAAATGTCTTTACTACGGGCTTAGTCGGTTATCCCGGAGTTACTCACGTTAAAAACGGAGATTTTTCCAAGGTTATAGAACACGCCCTATCTTTAAAAGGTTTCACCAAAGAAGATATAGCCAAATATCCACAGAAAAAAATATTGGTCGGCTTTGGACACAATACCGTTTTAGGCGTCGCAGACAAAGTAATAGACGGAGTAAAAAGCGGTGCGATTAAACATTTCTTTTTAGTCGGCGGTTGTGATGGGGCTAAACCCGGGCGTAATTATTATACTGAATTCGTGGAAAAAACTCCAAAAGACACTATAATTTTAACTCTGGCTTGTGGCAAGTTTCGCTTTTTTGATAAACAACTTGGCGACATTGGCGGAATTCCAAGACTTTTAGATGTGGGGCAATGTAACGACGCTTTTGGTGCGGTTAAAATTGCCTTAGCTTTAGCTGATGCCTTTAAGTGTGGAGTTAACGAACTGCCACTAACTTTGGTTTTATCATGGTATGAACAAAAAGCAGTGGCTATTTTACTAACCCTATTATCTTTAGGTATTAAAGGTATTTATCTTGGGCCAAGCCTGCCGGCGTTTTTATCTCCTGCGGTTTTAGATACTTTAGTAAAAACTTTTGACATTAAACCAATCAGCACTCCTGGCGAAGACCTTAATACCATTTTAAACAAAAAATAA
- a CDS encoding RrF2 family transcriptional regulator: protein MKLSTKTRYAVRVLFELAQANKALPMGTISQNTGISLRTIEQIIVVLNANNMTKGIIGPGGGIVLEKKIEEISLGDLVYLFEDGIEFVVCCGDKSNDCPNQHTCKTRFMWKKISQKIQDQLNTVSLVDVLFENKINKI from the coding sequence ATGAAATTATCAACAAAAACCCGTTATGCCGTTCGTGTTTTGTTTGAATTGGCTCAGGCGAATAAAGCTTTACCTATGGGGACTATTTCGCAAAATACGGGTATATCGTTACGCACTATTGAACAGATTATTGTTGTTTTAAACGCAAATAATATGACAAAAGGGATTATTGGGCCGGGTGGCGGTATTGTTTTAGAAAAGAAAATAGAAGAAATCAGCTTAGGTGATTTGGTTTATCTTTTTGAAGACGGAATTGAGTTTGTTGTTTGTTGTGGCGATAAATCAAATGATTGTCCTAATCAGCATACTTGTAAAACAAGGTTTATGTGGAAGAAGATTTCGCAAAAGATTCAAGACCAATTAAATACGGTTTCTTTGGTTGATGTTTTGTTTGAAAATAAAATAAATAAAATTTAA
- the ftsY gene encoding signal recognition particle-docking protein FtsY, producing the protein MGFFSSIKNLWSSNKEQTPNPEQQPPNLEQTQNDTQSDADDTAWKEQLTVDLRAAEPKLSAWLFHVLEDVDTVTPYFWERLRFFLASLEVPEAEAEKFIDSFQKWLNEMDYEQVDEFRSELQYRLALALDLEDEEDERNRLIVKLSNGLEKTREQLSKHLDTLIKGHKSFDQSFWDEFEEILIMADVGYEVASNLIERLKARIQKQGLTNPEDFKAVLAEELNIIFEPKKRISAVNLPEVVLMIGVNGVGKTTTIAKLAHRAQMQGRKVLIAAGDTFRAAAIEQLELWAKRVGAGFFAKKAGSDPAAVAFEALDKAINEGYDLLFIDTAGRLQTKVNLMEELQKIYRVLEKKHPGAPHRSILVVDATTGQNALSQTKLFKEACGIDEIILTKLDGTAKGGVAVAIVMQHDIPITFIGLGEKMDDLRPFDGLEFANALLGITTKNN; encoded by the coding sequence ATGGGCTTTTTTTCGAGCATAAAAAATTTGTGGAGTTCTAACAAAGAACAAACACCAAACCCGGAACAACAACCACCCAACCTTGAACAAACCCAAAACGATACACAATCTGACGCTGATGATACAGCGTGGAAAGAACAGTTAACCGTTGATTTAAGAGCCGCCGAACCCAAATTATCCGCTTGGCTTTTTCATGTTCTGGAAGATGTCGATACGGTAACCCCTTATTTTTGGGAGCGTTTACGCTTTTTCTTAGCCTCTTTGGAAGTTCCGGAAGCGGAAGCGGAAAAATTTATCGACAGCTTTCAAAAGTGGCTAAACGAAATGGATTATGAACAGGTTGATGAATTTCGCTCCGAACTTCAATATCGCTTAGCTCTCGCCTTAGACCTTGAAGATGAAGAAGACGAGCGAAACCGCTTAATTGTAAAACTCTCAAACGGGCTTGAAAAAACAAGAGAACAACTTTCAAAACACTTAGACACCCTGATTAAAGGACACAAAAGTTTTGACCAAAGTTTTTGGGACGAATTTGAAGAAATCTTAATTATGGCTGATGTTGGCTATGAAGTCGCCTCTAATTTAATCGAAAGATTAAAAGCCAGAATTCAAAAACAAGGTCTTACCAACCCGGAAGACTTTAAAGCGGTACTGGCTGAAGAATTAAATATTATCTTTGAACCTAAAAAGCGTATTAGTGCCGTTAACCTACCTGAAGTTGTTTTAATGATCGGCGTAAACGGAGTAGGAAAGACAACAACTATTGCTAAACTGGCACATAGAGCCCAAATGCAAGGACGCAAAGTTTTAATCGCCGCCGGAGATACCTTTAGAGCCGCCGCAATAGAACAACTTGAACTTTGGGCAAAGAGAGTCGGAGCAGGTTTTTTCGCAAAAAAAGCGGGTTCTGATCCGGCGGCTGTTGCCTTTGAAGCCTTAGACAAAGCGATTAACGAAGGTTATGATCTACTTTTTATTGATACAGCCGGAAGACTGCAAACCAAAGTCAACCTGATGGAAGAATTGCAAAAAATTTATCGTGTTTTAGAAAAAAAACACCCGGGGGCTCCACACCGCAGCATCTTGGTTGTTGATGCAACAACAGGACAAAACGCCCTTTCTCAAACCAAACTGTTTAAAGAAGCCTGTGGCATTGATGAAATAATTTTGACCAAACTTGACGGAACAGCTAAAGGCGGGGTTGCGGTGGCTATTGTTATGCAACACGATATTCCTATTACTTTTATCGGTCTTGGCGAAAAAATGGACGACCTACGCCCCTTTGACGGACTGGAATTTGCTAACGCCCTCTTAGGCATAACAACCAAAAATAATTAA
- a CDS encoding D-glycero-alpha-D-manno-heptose-1,7-bisphosphate 7-phosphatase, whose amino-acid sequence MKKAVFFDRDGVLNHDSGYVYKIEDFKWIKGAKEAIKLFNDRDYLVFVVTNQSGIARGFYTEHELKSLHAYMQQELKSANAHIDEFVYCPHHPEATVAEFKQNCQCRKPQPGMLTYLLKKWKLNPQNCILIGDKKRDLDAAENAEIKGYLFNAITENYEQKQEIETDLCAFVKSKVFNQD is encoded by the coding sequence ATGAAAAAAGCAGTATTTTTTGATCGAGATGGCGTTTTAAACCATGACTCAGGCTATGTCTATAAAATAGAAGATTTTAAGTGGATAAAAGGGGCAAAAGAGGCAATTAAGCTTTTTAATGACCGTGATTATTTAGTTTTTGTCGTAACCAACCAATCAGGTATCGCCAGAGGTTTTTATACTGAACACGAGCTAAAAAGCCTACATGCATATATGCAACAAGAGCTAAAATCAGCAAATGCCCATATCGACGAGTTTGTTTACTGTCCACATCACCCCGAAGCCACAGTGGCGGAATTTAAACAAAACTGCCAATGTAGAAAGCCTCAACCCGGAATGTTGACCTACCTGTTGAAAAAGTGGAAGCTAAACCCACAAAATTGTATTTTAATCGGTGATAAAAAAAGAGATCTTGATGCGGCTGAAAATGCCGAAATAAAAGGATATTTATTTAACGCCATCACAGAAAATTACGAACAAAAACAAGAAATTGAAACGGATTTGTGTGCGTTTGTAAAATCTAAAGTTTTTAACCAAGATTAA
- the prmC gene encoding peptide chain release factor N(5)-glutamine methyltransferase, whose product MLNVKQLILQHAERLDALSVDSPRLSVELLFAHILQMSRSDLLKELMLRPGLSLEREIYTQALELLQRREQGEPIAYILGEKEFYGRNFKVNYATLIPRPETELIIDYALAYLKDKDIPTLTFADLGTGSGCLAITLSLELDILKNTHKNLKSFATALDISSLALATAKNNANYHKCSNILFCQSDLTKACLQPQKFNLIVSNPPYVSEAEYKDLDREVKNFEPYSALVSDQNGLALPFKAIETAAFSLKSEGLFLMEFGWWQGEQILNALNPEEWKDAKIIKDLSGLDRILFAVKA is encoded by the coding sequence ATGTTAAATGTAAAACAATTAATTTTACAACACGCTGAAAGGCTTGATGCCTTATCGGTTGATAGCCCGCGTTTGTCCGTTGAGCTTTTATTTGCTCATATTTTACAAATGTCTCGCTCCGATTTGCTGAAAGAGCTTATGCTTCGCCCTGGCTTAAGTTTAGAACGGGAAATATATACTCAAGCTTTGGAGTTGTTGCAAAGACGCGAGCAAGGAGAACCAATCGCCTATATTTTAGGTGAAAAAGAATTTTATGGGCGTAATTTTAAAGTAAATTACGCTACTTTAATTCCACGTCCTGAGACAGAATTAATTATCGATTACGCTTTAGCGTATTTAAAAGATAAAGATATACCGACTTTAACGTTTGCCGATCTGGGAACGGGTAGTGGGTGTTTGGCGATTACTTTAAGTTTAGAGCTTGATATATTGAAAAACACACACAAAAACTTGAAAAGCTTTGCTACGGCATTGGATATTTCTTCTTTGGCGTTAGCTACGGCTAAAAACAACGCTAACTATCATAAATGTAGTAACATATTGTTTTGTCAATCAGATTTAACTAAAGCCTGTTTACAGCCTCAAAAGTTTAACTTGATTGTGAGTAATCCTCCTTATGTTTCAGAGGCGGAATATAAAGATTTAGACAGAGAAGTGAAGAACTTTGAGCCTTATTCCGCTTTGGTTTCAGATCAAAATGGTCTGGCTTTGCCGTTTAAAGCAATAGAAACCGCCGCTTTTTCTTTAAAGAGTGAGGGGTTATTTTTGATGGAATTTGGGTGGTGGCAAGGCGAACAAATTTTAAACGCTTTGAATCCAGAAGAGTGGAAAGACGCAAAAATCATTAAAGATTTATCTGGTTTAGATCGCATTTTATTCGCTGTTAAAGCTTGA
- a CDS encoding 4Fe-4S binding protein, with translation MSRVLLNEERCKGCLLCSLVCPKAIILQSKRLNKQGYKVAEVQNMDACTGCGSCALICPDLVITVFRSKKDKKPKSEIL, from the coding sequence ATGTCTCGAGTTCTTTTGAACGAAGAACGTTGCAAGGGCTGTTTATTATGCTCTTTAGTCTGTCCAAAAGCTATTATCCTACAATCAAAGCGTCTTAACAAACAAGGCTATAAAGTCGCAGAAGTGCAAAATATGGACGCATGTACAGGTTGTGGTTCTTGTGCTTTAATTTGTCCTGATTTGGTAATTACAGTCTTCCGTTCCAAAAAAGACAAAAAACCAAAAAGCGAAATATTATGA
- a CDS encoding 3-methyl-2-oxobutanoate dehydrogenase subunit VorB: MSEIKKVFMKGNEAIAHSAIAAGCKAYFGYPITPQNEIPETLSELLPKTGGQFIQAESETAAASMLLGAVATGVRAFTSSSSPGISLMQEAISYMAGSELPAVIVNISRGGPGLGDIGSSQGDYFQSVKGGGHGDYKLLVLAPSSCQEAYDLMIDAFDLAFKYKNPVMLLGDAIIGGTKEPVVMHQPNTINQYNSTTWRLDGRGESYREKRLIKSLLLDEGSLAEHNLKLAKKYNSMQADVRFESIETEDAEVIAVAFGSIGRIVKSSIKKLRAEGLKVGLIRPITLFPFPSAVLNKLAKQNKKFLVIEHNLGQMVEDVKLAVNGLSSVNFFGCMPGNLPSTEDFIEPLKKEFNI; encoded by the coding sequence ATGAGCGAAATAAAAAAAGTTTTTATGAAAGGAAACGAAGCAATCGCCCATAGTGCTATTGCAGCCGGTTGTAAGGCTTATTTCGGTTATCCGATCACACCACAAAATGAAATTCCCGAAACCTTATCGGAATTACTGCCCAAAACAGGCGGGCAATTTATTCAAGCAGAAAGCGAAACCGCCGCCGCAAGTATGTTGCTTGGTGCGGTCGCTACAGGCGTAAGAGCGTTTACGTCATCATCAAGCCCCGGAATCTCACTTATGCAAGAAGCTATTTCATATATGGCAGGAAGCGAACTTCCCGCTGTTATCGTTAATATAAGCCGCGGTGGTCCGGGGCTTGGCGATATAGGTTCTTCTCAAGGCGATTATTTTCAATCGGTTAAAGGTGGCGGACACGGAGATTACAAGCTTTTGGTCTTAGCACCCTCAAGCTGTCAGGAAGCTTACGATTTAATGATTGATGCCTTTGACCTTGCCTTTAAATATAAAAACCCCGTTATGTTACTGGGAGATGCGATTATCGGCGGAACCAAAGAACCTGTCGTAATGCACCAACCAAACACAATAAACCAATATAATTCCACAACTTGGCGTTTAGACGGACGTGGTGAAAGTTATAGAGAAAAACGCCTGATTAAATCTTTGTTGTTAGACGAAGGGAGTTTGGCTGAACATAATTTAAAACTTGCAAAAAAATATAACTCTATGCAAGCTGATGTACGTTTTGAAAGCATTGAAACAGAAGACGCCGAAGTAATCGCCGTTGCCTTTGGCTCAATCGGACGCATAGTAAAAAGTAGCATAAAAAAACTGCGGGCTGAGGGTTTAAAAGTTGGTTTAATCAGACCAATAACCTTATTTCCCTTTCCATCAGCCGTTTTAAACAAACTTGCCAAGCAAAATAAAAAGTTTTTGGTTATTGAACATAACTTGGGACAAATGGTCGAAGACGTCAAACTCGCTGTTAACGGCTTAAGTTCGGTAAACTTTTTTGGCTGTATGCCCGGAAATCTTCCTTCTACGGAAGACTTTATCGAACCATTAAAAAAAGAATTTAATATCTGA
- a CDS encoding thiamine pyrophosphate-dependent enzyme yields the protein MLDRPTHYCPGCHHGIAHRLVGELLEELDLIKTTICVSSIGCSVFIYNYLNVDTVEAPHGRAPAVATGVKHASPNNFVFTYQGDGDLASIGLSEIMHAANRGERISVVFVNNTVYGMTGGQMAPTTLIGQKTTTCQSGRCSEREGSPMRMAEIIATLGGTAYSARCSLDSVKNIRQAKKSIRRAFEVQTQGLGLGFVELLSGCPTNWRLDPVAANKHITENMIPVFPLGTFKDLRDSECGCVNLGIK from the coding sequence ATGCTTGATCGCCCGACCCACTACTGTCCCGGCTGTCATCATGGCATAGCTCACAGATTGGTTGGAGAGTTACTGGAAGAGCTTGATCTAATAAAAACAACTATTTGCGTAAGTTCAATCGGCTGTTCCGTTTTTATTTATAATTATCTTAATGTTGATACAGTAGAAGCTCCGCACGGACGAGCCCCGGCGGTGGCAACCGGTGTCAAACACGCCAGCCCCAACAATTTTGTCTTTACTTATCAAGGAGACGGCGACCTTGCCTCTATCGGTTTATCTGAAATTATGCACGCCGCAAACCGTGGAGAGCGTATTTCTGTGGTTTTTGTCAACAACACGGTTTACGGAATGACCGGCGGACAAATGGCTCCTACAACCTTAATCGGACAAAAAACCACAACCTGTCAAAGCGGACGTTGTAGCGAAAGAGAAGGAAGCCCCATGCGTATGGCGGAAATAATCGCCACACTTGGAGGAACCGCCTATTCCGCACGTTGTTCTTTAGACAGTGTAAAAAATATTCGCCAAGCAAAAAAGTCAATCAGGCGTGCTTTTGAAGTTCAAACTCAAGGCTTGGGTCTTGGTTTTGTTGAATTATTATCAGGTTGTCCGACAAACTGGCGTTTAGACCCTGTGGCGGCTAATAAGCATATCACCGAGAATATGATTCCCGTATTTCCGCTTGGAACTTTTAAAGATTTAAGAGACAGTGAATGTGGCTGTGTTAATTTAGGGATAAAATAA
- a CDS encoding 2-oxoacid:acceptor oxidoreductase family protein: MKHLYLDVILAGFGGQGILLIGNLLAYAAMNSGLNTSYIPVYGPEMRGGTANCTVVISDEDICSPLVKHPKALIAMNQPSLEKFMPRLESGGMQIINSSLINIQDFRKDIKTICVPANGLAEKINSPKLANMVILGAFIKATQILPLTEVKKSLNDVISSHYMHLKTKNEEALELGFDFVQD, from the coding sequence ATGAAACATTTATATCTTGATGTTATACTCGCAGGTTTTGGCGGACAAGGTATCTTACTTATCGGTAACCTGCTCGCTTATGCTGCCATGAACAGCGGACTAAACACCTCTTATATTCCCGTCTACGGCCCTGAGATGCGTGGCGGAACAGCTAACTGTACGGTTGTCATTTCAGACGAAGACATCTGTTCACCGTTGGTTAAACACCCAAAAGCTTTAATTGCAATGAACCAACCTTCGCTTGAAAAATTTATGCCGCGTCTGGAATCAGGCGGAATGCAAATAATCAATTCCAGTTTAATTAATATCCAAGATTTCAGAAAAGACATAAAAACTATCTGCGTTCCTGCCAATGGACTTGCGGAAAAAATTAACAGCCCAAAACTCGCCAATATGGTAATTTTAGGGGCTTTTATCAAAGCAACCCAGATCTTACCGCTCACAGAAGTAAAGAAAAGCTTAAACGATGTTATTTCAAGCCATTATATGCACCTCAAAACAAAAAACGAAGAAGCCTTGGAACTCGGTTTTGACTTTGTGCAAGATTAA
- a CDS encoding 2-oxoacid:acceptor oxidoreductase family protein, which yields MQIINSSLISIQYFRKDIKTICVPANELAEKINSPKLANMVILGAFIKVTQILPLTEVKKSLNDVISIHYMHLKTKNEEALELGFDFVQD from the coding sequence ATGCAAATAATCAATTCCAGTTTAATTAGTATCCAATATTTCAGAAAAGACATAAAAACTATCTGCGTTCCCGCCAATGAACTTGCGGAAAAAATTAACAGCCCAAAACTCGCCAATATGGTAATTTTAGGAGCTTTTATCAAAGTAACCCAGATCTTACCGCTTACAGAAGTAAAGAAAAGCTTAAACGATGTTATTTCAATCCATTATATGCACCTCAAAACAAAAAACGAAGAAGCCTTGGAACTCGGTTTTGATTTTGTGCAAGATTAA
- a CDS encoding LptA/OstA family protein yields MIYYIKKISCLFIVSFLFLSALFIETNIALAQAKKTVPTDITANSMRYSDASQTVVFEGNVHVKRPDFDLKANKITVFFAKKDKKAKTENGDDQGLNMQMQAGALEKIVALGNVKITKDDKVGTANQGTYYAKTGVLTMEGNPVIKDGKNSSIGGEIIKFYINENRSEILGGVKASFSGPMKEQAVGKK; encoded by the coding sequence ATGATATATTATATAAAAAAGATAAGTTGCTTGTTTATTGTAAGCTTTTTATTTTTGTCTGCTTTGTTTATAGAAACAAATATCGCCCTTGCTCAGGCAAAGAAAACAGTTCCGACCGATATTACCGCAAATAGTATGCGTTATAGTGATGCCAGTCAAACCGTTGTTTTTGAAGGTAACGTTCACGTTAAAAGACCCGATTTTGATTTAAAAGCCAATAAAATCACCGTGTTTTTTGCTAAAAAAGATAAAAAGGCAAAGACGGAAAATGGAGACGACCAAGGGTTAAATATGCAGATGCAGGCAGGGGCTTTGGAAAAAATTGTTGCTTTGGGTAACGTTAAAATTACTAAAGACGACAAAGTAGGAACGGCCAACCAAGGCACTTATTACGCAAAAACAGGCGTTTTGACTATGGAAGGCAACCCTGTGATCAAAGATGGAAAAAACAGCAGTATTGGCGGAGAGATTATTAAGTTTTACATTAATGAAAATCGTAGCGAAATTCTTGGCGGAGTAAAGGCGAGCTTTTCCGGGCCTATGAAAGAACAGGCAGTAGGTAAGAAATAA